A region of uncultured Desulfobacter sp. DNA encodes the following proteins:
- a CDS encoding 2-oxoacid:acceptor oxidoreductase family protein, producing the protein MQTEIKFAGFGGQGILLSAKLLAYAAMKQGYQVAWIPSYGPEMRGGTAYCTVVISDKLIGSPIIKSPSHLVAMNRPSLEKFDDTVKPGGVVFINSSLIPVRSQRKDVVELAVPVNDIAIEAGSVRAANIVALAAFAAKSKVVDLDLLKKCVQEEFAAKPKIVPLNMEAFDRGVAAAQA; encoded by the coding sequence ATGCAGACAGAAATTAAATTTGCAGGATTCGGCGGCCAGGGCATTCTTCTCAGTGCCAAGCTGCTGGCCTATGCCGCAATGAAGCAGGGATACCAGGTTGCCTGGATTCCCTCCTATGGACCTGAAATGCGGGGCGGCACCGCATATTGCACCGTTGTGATCAGTGACAAGCTCATCGGATCACCCATTATAAAAAGCCCCTCCCACCTGGTGGCCATGAACCGGCCCTCCCTGGAGAAATTTGACGACACCGTCAAACCCGGCGGGGTTGTATTCATTAACTCGTCATTGATCCCGGTCAGAAGTCAGCGCAAGGATGTGGTTGAGCTGGCGGTTCCGGTCAATGATATTGCCATTGAGGCCGGATCTGTCAGGGCTGCCAACATCGTTGCGCTGGCTGCGTTTGCAGCCAAAAGCAAAGTGGTGGATCTGGATCTTCTTAAAAAATGCGTCCAGGAGGAATTTGCGGCAAAACCCAAAATTGTTCCTTTGAATATGGAGGCATTTGACAGGGGCGTGGCCGCAGCACAAGCTTAA